The Hemiscyllium ocellatum isolate sHemOce1 chromosome 27 unlocalized genomic scaffold, sHemOce1.pat.X.cur. SUPER_27_unloc_2, whole genome shotgun sequence genome includes a region encoding these proteins:
- the LOC132807675 gene encoding probable G-protein coupled receptor 139 — MWLLSGVWRLFGVIYLTLSSSSTANVLAIIILSQGCCGLSRCITFYLLAIAVADFLVIISGCILNRIGRIYFSYSVLSTTPGCSLTAVLIYATRDCSVWLTVAFTFDRFVAICCQSLKTRYCTEKTASRVIGLICVLLCIKNVPFYFIYKPLYILDAVPWFCDIKAIFHTSPTWQVYRYLNNILVPFLPLFLIVLFNALTVRHIVMANRARERLRGAGNDGDSEMVNRKRSIVLLFAISLRFLLLWVTYIVRFLHRMVTGEEYVGKRNFNDPKYILQETTNMLTLLSSCNNIFIYVVSQKMFREELKKILMRPFQILTAGTKW, encoded by the coding sequence ATGTGGCTGCTGTCTGGCGTTTGGAGGTTGTTTGGTGTCATCTATCTCACTCTTTCTTCATCTTCCACAGCAAACGTGTTAGCGATTATTATCTTATCTCAAGGATGCTGTGGTCTCTCCCGATGCATCACCTTCTACCTATTGGCGATAGCGGTCGCTGATTTCTTAGTTATCATCAGTGGATGTATCCTCAACAGGATTGGCCGCATCTATTTTAGCTACAGCGTTCTGTCCACCACCCCTGGCTGCAGTCTCACTGCTGTGCTGATCTACGCCACGCGAGATTGCTCCGTCTGGCTGACAGTGGCTTTCACCTTCGATCGTTTTGTGGCCATCTGCTGCCAGAGTCTGAAGaccagatactgcactgagaaaACTGCGTCACGAGTCATAGGGCTGATCTGTGTCCTGCTCTGTATCAAGAACGTCCCTTTCTACTTTATCTACAAGCCCCTGTATATACTTGATGCAGTGCCCTGGTTCTGTGATATCAAGGCGATATTCCACACTTCGCCCACTTGGCAGGTCTACCGATATTTAAACAATATACTTGTCCCCTTTCTTCCGTTATTCCTCATTGTGCTGTTCAACGCCCTCACTGTAAGACACATTGTAATGGCCAACAGAGCCCGCGAGAGACTCCGTGGAGCTGGAAATGATGGAGACTCAGAGATGGTGAACCGCAAGAGGTCCATTGTCCTGCTCTTTGCCATCTCTCTTCGTTTCCTCCTCTTGTGGGTTACTTATATCGTACGCTTTCTCCACAGAATGGTTACCGGTGAGGAGTATGTTGGCAAACGGAACTTCAACGACCCCAAGTACATCCTTCAAGAGACAACCAACATGCTCACCTTACTCAGCTCCTGCAACAACATCTTTATCTACGTGGTATCACAGAAAATGTTCCGGGAAGAACTCAAGAAAATACTGATGCGTCCCTTCCAAATATTAACTGCCGGCACTAAGTGGTAG